GGGTAGCTTCATGAGGTGTATGTTGTACCCAGATTGAAACACATctcccctgtgccaccccacCCCACCTGTGCTGCGGGTTTCACATGGCAGCTCCTCCCACTGCCATCATCGCTGCAGGTgcgaggagcagctgaagcaaaATGCCAGCTGAGAGTGCAATGAGCCACGGAGCAAATCCTCCCTGgacaggctgcaggcaggatttCACAGGGAAGTGTTTTACAGTGTCAGGGTCGATTACGTCCTTTGGCTCCAGCTGGCTTCTCCAGATTTCACACATTGTTTtcacaggaggagagagaaactAAATGGAAGTGCAGAGAAGAGGTTTCCTGCAGTTTTTGAGCCTTCTCTTTACTTCTGCACAATGGGGAACATCTTTTGTCCCCAGACCTCCTCTCCTAAGATGACATTTCCAATCACCACTCAATAAGAGAGGTAAGTTCAAGCTCCAGTGCTCAAATATACCTGAAGTCACATCTCCAACTAAATAACAACCTCTGCAAGCTGATAAGGTTCTTTTTCCAGGATTGTACATTTTAAATCAGTCCAGGAGATGCTCTAATTTCAGCCATGGTGGGGTTAAACTCGCAGCTCCTTCTGAATCAAGGACTTGcattccctcctctctgcctcaaCTTCAGCTTTAGCTACAGCCTGTCCCCAGTTCTATGACTTTTTCACAGCATGTCCTATAAGGAGAGAGCCAAAAATACCTCAGGAGCAAGGGTGAGTAACCACAACCCCAGCATCAGTATCTAATATCATGCATCAAATCGAAAGTGCAAaaagagagaggctggaaagaacactcccttcctcccccaggGCAGCTAAATCCATCCCCAGCCCACGGTGGgatcagctgcagctgaaacagTCCTGGCTGAAGCTTATCCAATACAGTCTTCAAACTTTCCAGTGCTGGAAGGCCTCCCAGCACATTTCACACTAATGCTTCTCTAATCTCACTTTAGAAAAACCTCCTTATTGTACCTAAACCTACCAGGTCCTTTCCCCAGAACGATGCAGAAGGAAGAAGGTAATCACTCTCTCTGCCACTGACCCTTTGCATGGTCTTCTCCGGACTAGCCGGTGTCTGCTTGCCCAAGTATCCTTGCCAGCCATGTTTTTGGAGATCTCAGGATTTCTGTTGCCCTCCAAGTTTCTCTGGTGGCACAGAGGGTTGAGACAGGCTGGACAGACCTCCGTGCatcagcccagctccctgggaaaCGGAGCAACCAACAAGACGCGTAGCAATGCTCCCTCTAGAGCTGCAGACTGCTCCCTTCCACAGAACTGCACAAACCACGGGATGAAAGAGCTCCACTTGTGTGCTAAGCAAGGAAAGCGGCTCATTCCCATGCCCTTCATCACTTCAGGCTTACATTCCAGCACCAGCCTACGTGTGTTGCGTTTGTAGTTCAGGATTTTTGCTGTCTCGACCCCTCGAATCGGCGCGGTCGCAGCCGGGGAAGCTCGGGCATCCCTGCGCGGCGCTAGATGGGGCTGCGCGCCCGCTCCTCGCTCCCGGTCCCTCTGCAGACGGAAAGTGTCCCCCAGAACTTCAGCTGGAAGCAAAGCCCGAGCTGCGTTTGCTAACCTCTTTGGTGCTGCTTTCACGGACATTTCGCCTCATCTGCTTTTATACAGCGGCGTAAAATTTAGCATCTCTAATCTGCGAGCTCCCAGGTGAGCTGTTGGGCACGGGGACAGCTCCTTCAGTACCCAGGTATTTAAAACCACCGAAATTTCTAATGCAGCCTGAGCTGTTAGAAGCAGTGCCTGGGAATATCCCGTTGCAGCAGGAGGttccagcccaagccattcCCCAAGCGTCGCCCAAGGCTGCAGAGCTACAAACTCACATTCAGTTCCTTTCATCTGTGTAGGCATGAACACAGCAAAATCTGTATCtaataatatttctaaattCCTCCTCTTCTGAGACAAAGTCTCCATTGATGGTCTTAGAGCTGGACCAAGGTAGGGGTACCTGAGAGGTGCTGAGGGACCTGGGTGTCCAACTGCACCTGTGTCCCTTGCCTAGCACAGATCAGTCTAAATCAGCTTTCCAAGAAGAGCTGAGAGCACAAGGTTAGGTGCTAGATGGGTCAGAGAGAAGGCTTAGAAATCCAACCTGAAAAAAATAGGCAGCACAGGTGGTGGCAGGGTTCAGACTCTCATGACCATGCAGAGGAAAACTCCTTGGGGTTTTGAGCTAAGCCATGATCTGACCCAATTAACTGCTTCTATAAATAGGAAAGGACTTGCTTAAAAATAACACCAGACCTCTCTACTCAGccataaaactgaaaatgctcAAATGCTCAGTCTTGTTACTTGATGgataaaacaaaccaacccttctttctttgtgaagaTTTTGCATAAAAAAGGCACAATATGAACAACCAGTGCTCTTCTTTCCTGGAcagaggagcacagaggagTCATAAAACTGCCCAGGACACAAGTCCTGATCTTTCCCTACAGGTGCAGCAACACCAAGCCCTGAGAAGCCATGTGAGCTTCTTTTCATGAGCTTCTGCTCTcctcagcagaaaggaaaagctggacAGAAATGTTTGTTGAGATATTTTGTGGTCATTTATGTTACAGCAGCATGAGAGGCCCAGGCACACAGTGAGTGATGCAGAGGGTCGACCCTGGCAGCCACAGTCCTGCTGCAAACATTCCTAAGGCTGCACTCAGATGGTCAAATGAGATGTGTGTAGATTCCTGCCTCTCCATACCTGCTTATACCAAACCTCTTCTCCACCCTATCCCCTTGTTTCCCCAAGTCCTTTTCTCAggtttctctgctgcagccacttAACCCAGCAGCCAATGCTTTCACACCACTTGAACACAAACCATTTCCACCTGAAATTCTCCAGTTGGTCAGCCTCAAAAAGAAGCCAGAGAGACTGCCACAGAGTGGCAGCGAAGAGTAAAATAGCATTAGAACACCAAAATATACTGATGGCCAAAAATAAAGGAGGCAGAAACAAAAGGgatgcaagggaaaaaaacaaggagtAGCAATCCAGCCCATATAGAGTTAAAACCTCTTTGTAGCTTCTCTATCTGCTCCACCAGGTCCTCACATCTCCTCATCCTTAACTCAGCCTAAGGTGGTGGGGAAGTAATTCCACCTTCTGCAAAATGGGTTGGTTTAGGGTTTTATAAGCTCAGATCAGGCAGAAAAAGGttggaaaaagggggaaaattgCAAATAGCAGTGTTTCTGCTCCCCTCCAGACTGACTTATATGCTGAAGGCCCAAGCTGGGGCTCAAGACTTCCTTGAGCTatagaataattattttagctacacagcaggaacacaaaGATCATTGGGAAGGATGCATGTGATgctcagcactgccacagctgcttGGATTCCCAACTTTCCTTTGTCAGAGAGATGACTCCAGCTTGTGGAAAATGGGTTTTTCTGCAACTTGCCCACCACGTTGTATCTGAGCCTTGGCAGCCCCTTCCAACGTGTAGCCCCAGTGCCTGACTACTGCCAAAACCATCCTGTGGCACTGGAAATGCCTCCTTGCAAAGGCCAAGGCTCCacaaggagggagcaggagtGGCTGCACTGAACAAGAAGGCTTTGTTCTCCTCTGTGGCATACGCAGCAACTTGGGAAGAAGTTGGTTTTGGACCGAGCATGGGAGAGGGAGGCTGTGAAAACAAATGATCAGGCAGATGACCCCAAAGGGAGGTAAACTACTTATGTTCAGCCAAGCTCAACTCTGTAAGCATGAGAAGCTTTAGTTCCAGTTCACAGGACAGAAAACACAAGTGTTGACAGGTATCAGAATTTCAGTCAAGATTCAATCACAGGTGTGTCTGGGTATCTTTGTTAAACCACAAAGAGGTGATGCACAAGTACTTGGACAAGGAACAAAGGGTAAATCTGCTGGAACAAGCACTCCCCCACTTGAAAACCCAGTGCTGTCAATTCCTGGCTTTTCCCGTCCACAGGATGCAGTCATAGCACAGTTGATTTAACACCCGCCTCCTACCTTGACCATCAGAGCAGCCACTGATGCTGTCATGTCCTTGACAAAGTCAGCCACATGTGATAGTTTGGACTTCAGTTTGCAAGGAACTCAAACCAGGTCCCCACCAAAAGATCCCTCGTCATCCTTCAAGGAAGGCATTTTATTATATTCTTTcaaattaagaatttttaatttttttttttgctttaagcACACAGTGCGATAAGCTGTACAGAGAGGAGCAAGCAatacaggcagagctggagcagaaggaTTCCCTCATGGCAAGGTACAGGTCCATCACCAGCACAGAGCTATGAGccactgcagctccttcccagggaACGGTGGGGAGGATTACACATCTGTAATATGCAGCAAGTTTTACAACACACGCCCCTTTTGGCTGGGGACGTACTGAAATGTAACACTCTATACCCATTTGTAATTCACAGCACCTGTGTGCACATGGGTGGGTGCTTCAGTCCCTGCTCACACGGTTGTTTTAGGGAAAATACAATGACAATGGAGGCAGAGAAAGCCAGAGACTGTAGCAAGAAAAGCACTGTTTGAGAAGCTCAAAAGGACAATTAGAGACACAAGGCATTAGGCATTAGGGGCATTAGCCCCTTAGGAACTCTAGGGGTGGGTTATTTATCTTGCAGCACCTCAGGAGATGTGGGACAAGGCTGATGCCAAATGGCTCAGAACTCTTTTGACCAGCATATACCCACATTTCACAGAATTATGGActatcctgagttggaagggacccaccaggatcatccagtccaactcctggccctgcagagctccatccccaagagtcacaccctgtgcctgagagcattgtccaaatgcttcctgCACTCTGTCAGCCTTGGGGCTGCGACCACTGCCCTGAGGAGCCTTTACaatgcccaaccaccctctgggtaaaaaaccttttcctaagCTGGTAAAATCAAGCATTGTATAAAACCTTGCTGCTGGGAGGCTGGAGGAAGGAAGGCACAGCATCACATCTGAGTGGGTCTTAACCGAGGTGCTCTTCCTTCATCCTTCCCTTGGCACAGGCGAAAGGATCACACTTGTGCTACACAGCTGCCTCCCCTGGTGCCCTCCCAGTTCCTGCTGGAGTTCCAACTTCAGCACAAGAGCTGGAGCTATCAACACACATCCATGCACTGGAGGGCCTGAACTCTCTTCAGTTCCTTATCAGCATCTCAACAGTCCCTACGAGCTCAATACCCCGTTTCGATGCCAACTGGTCACAGACTGCAGCCACAGCAACCCTTTCTGGCACTTTCCCACTCCAGAGTGGAGCAGCTCTTTATGTCTCCTTGTGCAATTTCCTGCAAAGGAACCATGAAAAAACTCAGCACTAGAATAGATAAGGCACACCCCTGGCTGTAACAGCTCCTACAAAGAGAGTTACAAAGAGGAATTCGATGCTGAACACAATGGCTTTATCAGAGCTCCCGAACTCTTTGGGACCTATTTAAGACCCATTTACAAAGGATGATGCAGATTCTTTGCAAAGCATAAATCTGTGAAACAGCAACAGAACACAGACAGCTTTGTTCTTACCTCACTTCCAGCAAGGCTGAGGCACAGACAAGAAGCTGCAGTCTGTTTATACCACTGAAGGAGACACACTCCTGATTTTAAGGGCAATGCTATAACCCAGTCCAAAATACTCTCATCCACATTAACTTCAAAATCCTGGAAGCCCACAATATGGTCAGTTGAGAGGGATTCTCCCTTCCAAGCACCAGACAGGTAATTCCACTGTCAGGTATTAAAAAGGCAtaaatgaacagagaaaaagcTACCAGCTACCACCGTCCCTGTTTTTGGGTACCTGGGATTGCATCAAGACTTTCAACTGGATCAGCAAGACACGAAAAATCCTTAACAAAGGAGGGAGAACAAATGGAACTGAGAGACAAATACATAAATAGAAAGTGGTTTCATCACTTTATTGCTTTTTACTGCCATTACACAGAGTGTCGAGTCTGCACAGACTACCATGGAGAACAAGGTTTTATCACAAGCCATAAAACAGGTAGGAAATCTAATCCTACATCCACACAACTTGCGAATTTGACAGTAAATACAGCATCTCCAAAAAGCTATTGGCATTTACATTAATCAACTGATTAAGTTGCTGAATAAAACAAACTGGTGAGGGACCAGGTGCTCAGAAACACAGACTTCTGGTGTACTCAGGACATCCTCCCAACACACATTCTGAAGTCTTCCAAAATTTCATTAATactaaacaaaattaaagtattCTGCTTCCAGTTTAAATACCACAAGAAAATAGTTAccacattttaatatattaactAAAGGACTATTTGTATAAAACTCTTCATActtgaaatacttttaaattaaataataatatactTACAACGCCCCCCCCCCAGATTAGAACTTTATTGCTAGGataaaaattaatgcttttcatGGAGGAAGAGGCTAGATTAATATTTTTGCTATGAACACAAACAGAGACAagaatttctgattttcaaattTATTCACCCCCCACAACTGACTTTCAAGGACATAGAGGTATGTGGAATTTAGGAAGGACGAGGTCCACAACTTTCTTCAGTTATGTTTTATGATCTGGTGTCCTTCCATTGCCTCTCAGTATAACAGTGAGCATCAGTCTGCTGCTCCTGCATTCCAACATTATCATTCATTAGATCTTctcttcctgaaataaaaacccaaaacacaaccACCCTAATCTTGCATTTCCACTTGAGTATTTTGAAAACTTGGAACTACAACGTCATTCACGTCTTTGTCCATAACAAAGAAAAGTGGGAACATTCACCATGTGGAGAGTTCCTGACTATGAACAATGTTTCTAGGCCAACCTTTGATCGATTTGCTGACCAGCTTTCAGTCCCAAAGGAAGCCTTTTTCACATACTGTAGATTGAGTAACACAACTCCTCAGTGCAAACAGTCATACCTGATACTCTActaataacaaaataaaaattaacattaaagCTTGCTTACAGATTTGCACAGTCCAGTGACTTTGCAGTGCACTGATTTCCACCCCCAAGAACATACAGCTatagctttcttttctctttttgttttttaattatgctgctttcagcagttATCTAGCTGGCTACTAGATTATACTACTTTCTTaaagtgattttcttcttaacttATACATTCACCCAATTACTGACTTGGGAGAAAACTAACAACTCAACCTCTCCAATCAAATAGTCAATACTGGACTTCACACAGGTTATCAGCATTGCAAACTATTAAGGTGACAATATCTATAATTAATTACTTAAGGATCATAAAGTTAACCAGTGGAAATTGTAATACAATCATAGATTCTAGTATTGCTAAATGATTCATACAAACTAGTGTCTCATAGAACCAGAAATTATTGAgtcactcaaaaaaaaatttttttaaaagggcaGATTTTGTATTAATGCCACTTCTTTAATTGGGGTAGCTGAACTCTGCTGCAGATCATTTAGTTGGAAACATTTAGATGGGTcttcaggaacagaaatgaCAAATGGCTTTTGGGCTAAAGCCTCCTCTTGGCTAAATCCTCTTCTAGAGTGCCCTGGGCCCAAATGTGCTTCACAAAGCAGGATTCTAACCCAAAACATTGATATTAAAACCATTGATGTATTAATCATGAACATCAAAGTACTTACTACTCAGTTGTTGCCACAacaattccttttccttcaacTCCACTCCTACATCTGTCCTTCACCCCCAAAAAAATGTATTCgcaaaagaatataaatatttgaggGGTGAATGCAATGCTCAAGTTCAAGACATGAAAGACTCAAGAAGCCTATGCCTTTCTTTTCATGGCACACATGAAAAGGAGTCAAGACACCAAGACCTGGACCAACAAAGACAGCAGATCAGTGGAAAAAACTCTTGCATACTGCTAGACAATTCAGGCCAGTCATGTGCGCTCCATAtacatctgaaaacaaaacaatctgCTTTTATTCAGACAacttaaaacattaaatactttaaatggATGTCTTTCAACTCCAAGTCATATTTACATAGCTATTCACAGAAATGTGCAAAGTAAAATCTGACAGGAAAATTAACTTAAAAGTCCGACAACTTGAACGCGGCAttaaaaaaggcagcagagattCCACATCTATTCCGTGGATGCTTTAAAGAACTAAAGGTAGGGAAAGAGTTGATCCAACTGAACCTCTGGAAATGTAACAAATCCCATCCATGCTGCACGTTGGTCACTAGCTCTCTTTGCTGCAGAATTCACAGTGTATCCCTCCAGTGAGGTCTTTGACAACTTTTGCTTTGATCAGTTTTTGCAGGAATTTTGTCTCACTTGTCACATTGTGCATAGTTTGTTCTTTCATGGCAGCCATGCAGAGGTTGTTGTAATAGTGCAAAGGTGTGCTGGGCTGATCCAGGTCATATCCAAATCCTGCTAAGCTCACTTCATCACATAAATGTGTGGCCAGAACAACTGCTGTGACCCCAATTGTAGGTACATtctaaaaagggagaaaagtgaAATTTGCTCAGTTCAAACATATTGTCCTTTACCAGGTTTATAAACACTTTACACAATTCAATGGCTTTGTCTATTCCCTCtcctcattaaaaaatgaaatcaattaAAGCTACAACTAAAAATCAATTCAGTGatcaaataaaactgaaaactccAAGGCAAAATACCAGTACAACTTAAGTATTTGCATTTAATGAAGCTTTTGGCTGTcaacacttattttttttttttctgtgaaggcAAGATGCCCTATCACTGTGTAATTAAACTGCAAGTGAACCTTCACTTCAAACAACTCCTGACAGAGTTAAACTTGACATTTCTTGATGTACTTATTTCAGTCTTGAGCAACATCAGGTTCTCTAACAGTATTCTTCAGAATATGATTTTTCACTGAACAACCTGTGAAGGAGGCAAATACAGTACAGTACAATGAAGATACTTAGCTTGATGATAAATAAATGTGAGATCATCCTTCAAATATTTGTGCAATAATCTTAAGTGCTTTCacacaaaacataaaaagataGGGGCTAGTCAGTATTTTTTGTAGTTCAAGAGGAATAGTGACATCCAACTTCTCAAACACACAAAGTAACAAAAATGCAGTGTATAATTAAACCAGGCAATCCATCACTCCGTGCCACTGCTGGAGCAAAGGACATGGAGGGAGGAAATGCCCATCAGCTGCTACTGAGCATACTGTGGCAGACACAGTAATTCCAACAGCTGGAAGGCTGCTTTACACTAACCTGGTTTCCAGActgtctctgctttccctgcagctggagacacATCTGTCTACAGCTGATGGCTGGTTTGGCTTAACAGGGCTGCTCTTAACAGGCTTAACATACatcaaataatgtttttaaacactGGAATGAATTTATGTCTGGCTGCATCTGAATGCCATTTCATGTCAGCATACACAGGAAAACACCTCATCTAAAAAGGTGAGCTGAAATCTTACTTTGATTTTGCACAAGAAAACACAAGACTCTTTTGAGAGCACATTAATTTCCCTATTACCTGAGACCAGCTCTAAAACTGCACAGAGAAAGTAAAGAGACCAaaacttttttcagtttctcattttgtttACCTTGTATTTTACTGTCTCCTTTTGGTGAAAGGAAACTTCTTACCTTATCCCAACCCCAGAATTTTGATCGAGGCTCAGGGAACTGTAAAATGTCTAAAGCTGTCTCTTTGATAATGACTGGATTCAGAATCCGAAACTGCTTTGATGTGAAAGGAATTTTCTCAGCAACCTCCTTCCAAAAGAAGAGTCGCACCCACAGAGGctaagataaataaaaaatacagttcaaaGGGAAACTCTGAGAGAGACAAAGCACACAAGTTACAGAATTCACCAGTGACCCTGAAAAATTCAGCAAATAGTTTACAGCTAAGGTGGTTCAGAAATATCAGTTTACAGATCAAACGACTCacccaaaagaggaaaaaccttTGAAGTACCTGGAACTGCAGAGAGGACAGCAGAGGGAATAGTTGTTTATTCTAAGTATTTGACTGCACTTCGTGTTAATCAGTCAACATATTCGCCAGCACCCATAGATTCTTCAGGCtatcccagcacagctgagcaggcaacagtatttaaagaaacagGGAAGGGAACCACAGTTTCCCACAAACATTAACCAGGCATTCTGAAGCAAGCACTGGATTTAAAACAATTGTGCTCAAGCTTTGAAGTGAAGAGCTGTTGTTTGACAGCATCCACTGAGTGATGAATGTAACCCTTCAGAAGAGGATTTACACAGGGCTCAGAAACTCAGATTCTGATCTCATGCCACTGCATTTAGCTAGATGCCTgctaatggaagaaaaaaataccgTATCACACTAATTCTACAAGTCTTTCCATGGAATGGGCAACATTCCATGCAAATGATAAAACTGATACAGCTGCAACAGACCTATATTTTTAAACAGGCTTTAAGGAACAGCAGCTTGAACTGATCAAATACAAGTTGCAGCGCTCCCATTTTCCCAGCCATGCTCTGGATCAGTTTATTTCAGTACCAGTGCCTGCACAGAGAGCTGAGCCAACTGACAGCTGAGTATTTGAGAGAAGTAGGTTTgcagttcacagaatcacagagctgttgaggatggaagggacctctggagatcacaTGGTGCAACTCTCCTGGCTCAAGCAGACACCTCGAGCCAGATGCTCAGGACCACATCTAGATTATTGTGAGAAAGATGTCCATGGATATTCAACTTGACAAGctccctcttgtcctatcactgggTACCACcaaaaagagcctggctccatcctctttgcACCCTCCCCTCATGTATTTATGTACATTAATAAGATCCCCCacaagccttctcttctctaggctaaacactcccagctctatcagtctttcctcatggtagagatgctccagtcccttaagCATCTTCCTGGCTCTTCAGTGTAACAGTAGACAGTCATGCTCAAGATTAAACAGACCTTCTCATATTGTAAAAACCATAGAATTAAGAAGGGAATTTGGAGTACCTAAACTAGCATAGATCAAACTTAAAAAACTTGACAAGCCTTCTTCTAAATCTCTCTCAGTAATTCTTATTTGGTGAAATTATCTGCCTGCAGATTGAAAGAAGTGGAAGCCACcaattcaaattaatttagaaacatGAAATCCTTCCCCCAGTTCCTTAGGAATCTCAGCACTTCTTTAAATGTTTAGTGAAAAATAAGCAACCTCATGATTTAGGAACCCCAGAAAAATGTTCAGCTACATGTTGACTGCATGTATGCCCATTGTAGCAGAACAGACTTTAGCTGCTAAAAAACCAGACTGGCATTCAGAAATCACATTTCTATTTTGGGCTCTGCAGACTTGTTAAAGTCACTTAAACCTAATGTGAAATGAATTCCACTTTAGTGAACACCCAGTATGTCACGTAGTCTGGTGCAAACCACCAATATCTCCACAAAAAAGAAGTGTTACTGTCAGCATGGGGCTTCAACACAAATGCTGGTCCAACTGTAACTAGGAGACgaagctaaaaaaaacccacaaggtTATAGAAAAGATCCTCAGCATGCTAAATCAGGAAGCAACAGATCAATCAGCTTCTTTAAgcattacaaaacaaaacaaaacaaacaaacatacagGTAGATATGTCATGTTACATACCaaggtttcattttttatcaTGGCTTGAAGCCAGTTGAAATCAacacttttaaacaaaacagcCACAAACAAGCTTGCAGGAGGATACTCGTGTTCAGAAAGGGGGGCTCCTTCGGGGTAAGTCATCCGTATTGTTGTTTTGTTACCAACGTGATCTGTGTAGCCTTGAACTGGTGCATCATTTAACCTAGGGGAAAAGAAGCCCACAGTGGAGAGGTACTAAATAAACAGGTTACAATCTCATTAAAATATCAGACACTAAGCAAAAACTTGTTATTTGGCCCCCAGATTTTTAACAGAACAGACTATGGTGTTTTCTCACAACCCCCATGTTCCTTATCTCATGCACTCTTCCAGCCCTTATCTTTGGGAGGAAGCCAATTCTATTTCCTGATTAAATGGCACAAGTGCagaacttcagaaagaaaagcttgaaGAGTAAAGTGACTTAAGACAGCATTGCAGAAATTCATATCTATTGCCTTGTGTCAACTCAGAGAGGCATAAAagtgggaggggaagaaaacacacaaagttGCCTGTGTTATCCttatcatatatatatatttatatatacacacacacactcaagTATTCCACACAAAAAATCATTCAAATTATCCCTACAATGCAATGTAATGCATCCTGTGGGTTTATATCACTCCAGCTCACCAAAAACTTCAGATGCTGGCACACTGCTGACAAGAATGTCATCATCTTGATGCCATGAGTTCTGCAGAACAGCTCAAGCCCTGCAAACTTTTCTATATCGACAAAAATCACCTTCATCCTGCCAGCCCTAATTTCAGAGGACAGCTAATGCAAGTTCTCTGCCCCTCCACTTGCTAACaggtttctttccctttgaaTAAGGGCTAGAAACTCAATGAATTATTCCCTTTACAGGAGGAGCAAGCCTtagtttccaaaaaaaaaaaaattgggaaaatgcttgtattaaatttatttgtaaCTTTACATGATTCAAAACAAGAAGGAGAGGTCAAACTGTAATGTTCAGAAGGCACAAATACAGAGCATGTAATTCAGATGTCAGAAATCATGGGGAATCAGAAAAAGCAGTCACTGACCTCATAAAGATAAGGGTAGATAAGTGTGCTATAAAGTGTGTAAGCAAACTGTGTACTGAAAcatcaattaatttttattgtgtttgaAATAGCTGTtataaaataatctttcaaaTAAGCACCCAAACTggccacagggaaaaaaagcagaggtgaGTCCTTATCCTGAAAGTTAAGatttgaaagctttaaaatgtgaaagaataAATCCAGTACTGTCTACTTGTCCATGATGTCACTAGTTTATATCTAGTTTCTGCCCATGTGATTTTTGTACCTGGAGTCCTTCCTTGTAAACATGACAATTTATTTTGCTCCTAAGACTTCAAATTCCACCAAGTCACAATTAAATTTCTCAAAAGCACTTTTACAAGCAGTCTTTTAAGTTGCATAAATGTTGGAGAtattttccccttaaaaaaCAATTCTGGCTCATAAAATAATGATGAAGTAGTTGGACTCCTTAAATGGGAAATACATACCTTATAACAATATCAAACTGATTCAGTAAGTGACCCAGCTCTGATCCATGAAGAATTCCACCACTGCCAACAACAACACAACGCTTACAATGTTTTGACTTCAAATCTTCTGGTAAATCATGCTCAGGTAAGAGTTCAAGGAGATCTTTAAGTTTATCAAAGAACTTGTGAAATCCAAACGGAGgttcatatttaaataaagcttcatcttcatttatatttttccttacaaagGGAGATATGTCCACGCTGTATTTCTCTGCAAACAACTTCCCCATTTCCTTCTTCACATAAGAAGGTCGGCACTGCTCCTGCAATGCGGCGCTGGCAAATTGCTGTGCcctctgaaacaaaacacacGGGGCTTCAGCCAGGAAAGCCAGCTGCAGGAATGCACAAAGCCCTTGGAATGTAGCCCACCAGCTGACCACCAGCAGTTTAGCAAACACAGGGGTTACAAAGAAAGCTTCAGTGTGGAAGTacaacacattttaaagc
This window of the Corvus cornix cornix isolate S_Up_H32 chromosome 4, ASM73873v5, whole genome shotgun sequence genome carries:
- the ST3GAL5 gene encoding lactosylceramide alpha-2,3-sialyltransferase isoform X1, whose translation is MRRRGACGLGLEQSAGCAPPPALPAVLSDSNSVKLKSDRSPPVQWCKVAAHEDEKTKLVFKRILALFVVGGCFLYILKLHFGPEECDRTKMPYVDLDRIRRAQQFASAALQEQCRPSYVKKEMGKLFAEKYSVDISPFVRKNINEDEALFKYEPPFGFHKFFDKLKDLLELLPEHDLPEDLKSKHCKRCVVVGSGGILHGSELGHLLNQFDIVIRLNDAPVQGYTDHVGNKTTIRMTYPEGAPLSEHEYPPASLFVAVLFKSVDFNWLQAMIKNETLPLWVRLFFWKEVAEKIPFTSKQFRILNPVIIKETALDILQFPEPRSKFWGWDKNVPTIGVTAVVLATHLCDEVSLAGFGYDLDQPSTPLHYYNNLCMAAMKEQTMHNVTSETKFLQKLIKAKVVKDLTGGIHCEFCSKES
- the ST3GAL5 gene encoding lactosylceramide alpha-2,3-sialyltransferase isoform X2, giving the protein MRRRGACGLGLEQSAGCAPPPALPVLSDSNSVKLKSDRSPPVQWCKVAAHEDEKTKLVFKRILALFVVGGCFLYILKLHFGPEECDRTKMPYVDLDRIRRAQQFASAALQEQCRPSYVKKEMGKLFAEKYSVDISPFVRKNINEDEALFKYEPPFGFHKFFDKLKDLLELLPEHDLPEDLKSKHCKRCVVVGSGGILHGSELGHLLNQFDIVIRLNDAPVQGYTDHVGNKTTIRMTYPEGAPLSEHEYPPASLFVAVLFKSVDFNWLQAMIKNETLPLWVRLFFWKEVAEKIPFTSKQFRILNPVIIKETALDILQFPEPRSKFWGWDKNVPTIGVTAVVLATHLCDEVSLAGFGYDLDQPSTPLHYYNNLCMAAMKEQTMHNVTSETKFLQKLIKAKVVKDLTGGIHCEFCSKES
- the ST3GAL5 gene encoding lactosylceramide alpha-2,3-sialyltransferase isoform X3 yields the protein MKMRRPSWFLKGTRKILALFVVGGCFLYILKLHFGPEECDRTKMPYVDLDRIRRAQQFASAALQEQCRPSYVKKEMGKLFAEKYSVDISPFVRKNINEDEALFKYEPPFGFHKFFDKLKDLLELLPEHDLPEDLKSKHCKRCVVVGSGGILHGSELGHLLNQFDIVIRLNDAPVQGYTDHVGNKTTIRMTYPEGAPLSEHEYPPASLFVAVLFKSVDFNWLQAMIKNETLPLWVRLFFWKEVAEKIPFTSKQFRILNPVIIKETALDILQFPEPRSKFWGWDKNVPTIGVTAVVLATHLCDEVSLAGFGYDLDQPSTPLHYYNNLCMAAMKEQTMHNVTSETKFLQKLIKAKVVKDLTGGIHCEFCSKES